The genome window TGATGATTTCCCCATATTCCTGTTACACATAGGGTATTATCCGGAAATCTACTTAGATATTCTAACTTAGTAATACCGTAAACTGTAGCACCTGCCTTTTTTAAAAATGTTGCAAAAGCAATACCAACAGCTCCAAGTCCGAAAACTGCTATTTTCATAATCCCAGATATTTTGCAATCTCATTAAGGTTTGGTGGTAGTTCTATTGGCTTATCGCTGGCTTTTATTACTGTATCCGGGTCTTTTAATCCGTTTCCTGTAAGTGTGCAGACTATTGTTTCGTCGCCTTTGAATAATCCTCTTCTATAGGATTTAATCACTCCTGCAATTGATGCTGCTGAGGCAGGCTCACAGAATACACCTTCCGAAGAAGCTACAAGCCTGTAAGCTTCCAGTATTTCCTCATCTGATACAGCATCAATAAAGCCATTACTTTCCTGTGCAGATTTTAAGGCAGGCTGCCAGCTGTAAGGATTTCCTATCTTAATGGCAGTTGCTATCGTCTGGGGATTTTTTATTGGAAATCCTTTTACTATAGGTGCCGCTCCCTCTGCCTGCCAGCCTATCATACGGGGTAGTTTTGTGGATTTTCCAGCCTGATAATATTCTTTGTATCCTTTCCAGTAGGCTGTTATATTTCCTGCATTTCCAACAGGGATAAAATGAAAGTCTGGGGCATCCCCAAGAACATCTATTATCTCAAATGATGCAGTTTTTTGACCTTCTATTCTAAATGGATTTACAGAATTCACAACCTCAACAGGAAATTTCTCTCCAATTTCCCTAACTATACTGAGAGCATCATC of Persephonella sp. IF05-L8 contains these proteins:
- the thrC gene encoding threonine synthase, producing the protein MCKWEGIIKAYKEYLPVTDKTPIVTLHEGNTPLIEAPNLAKKIAPDLDLKIYLKYEGLNPTGSFKDRGMTLAISKAKEAGKTAVICASTGNTSASAAAYAARAGMDAYVILPKGAVALGKLSQAMVYGAKIIALMGNFDDALSIVREIGEKFPVEVVNSVNPFRIEGQKTASFEIIDVLGDAPDFHFIPVGNAGNITAYWKGYKEYYQAGKSTKLPRMIGWQAEGAAPIVKGFPIKNPQTIATAIKIGNPYSWQPALKSAQESNGFIDAVSDEEILEAYRLVASSEGVFCEPASAASIAGVIKSYRRGLFKGDETIVCTLTGNGLKDPDTVIKASDKPIELPPNLNEIAKYLGL